The sequence ACACGGAACCATCGTcggttgtgtgcagtgtattatAGTCGTACCCCCGGGTTTGAAGTGATCCATGGACTACTGGACCGTGtcatgcagctgctggagGTGTCCTTCACCAAAGATGGCAGTGGATACTTCCTCAAGGCAGCTGAAGGTGAGGGTTGCATAAGcacagctgtgtatgtgtgttagggACTTGTAAAGGaactactgtatatgcattcagtccagtttgttgggaataaaattaatggcctTGAGGTTTTTTGAAGTATATGTGTTGAATCCACTGGAAGACTATTTTGTCAGAAAATTAATTCCTACAACTACACTTGCTCACTGCCCACACTTCTGCACTGCTTGTGTTTACCGCCCcctcccctgcacacacactccacatgCAGACTCTACCTATTTCCCGGGCCGTTGTAcagaggtgtgtgtacatgggaAGGTGATCGGGAAACTGGGCGTGCTCCATCCAAATATGAGTGGTATTTTTCGTCCAATTCTGTTTTTGAAGTGGGCATTCGTGAATATACTTGAGTGTAAGTTACATAATTCGAATACGGTATAAATTTCATTTGtctgtagatataattatggtctatCTGTAAGGGATTGTTCAGGTTGTTCTCTTTTGGTGGGTGTTATGTTCagtttgcgtgtgtgtagattgGTCTAGGTGATCTTGTGAACTCATTGTATTGGCGTAGTAGTTGGTGATATTGTGCAGTATTATCAATGTTAGGGGTTGGTGTGAAGGAGAGTCCTTTAGTGAGTAGTGTTATAGTTGTTCAGTGTTCAGAGATCCTGAGCTGAGGTTATGGACGGTTACGTTGGGAATATTGTGCGTAGTAGAAAATCTatctttgtttgttttgttgaATGTGGTTGTGGTTCCTGGGATTTTCTTTTTTTGCCTAGTGTTGATTGTTTCGTCTCTGTATCACTGGATATCTCCTGGTGCGTTGTTGAGCTTGTATATATTGCTCATCCCTTCAACACTGGATTATTGTCATTAGCAAACAATTTTGATACGTAAATATCCCGACCACAAGAGAAGGCtggtggtgtgagtgggtggggcattgGAGTCCACTCAACCATGCATCTCATGGACCCAATTAAGAGtgttctaacataattatacacatagagATTATCAtccgtatgtatgtatgcatgtatgtatatgctGATTTTGTATTATGATAAATTTGAATACATTTTgtgatcttgtgtgtgtgcattgggtgcatgatgggagatcaatttcaacatggtatggagtgttgttaacatggagggtgacattgtatgagtgtgtgttgtctgtatCTCAATCTCAGGCAACTGGTCAGATGGCTAGCAATAGAGTGGGTGTAGAATGTTGCTAGGCAATATAGCcacaagtatgtgtgtaccATTATGGTCTAACCATAATCAATACTTTGATcctatgaatattgttgtgcatgcatcacCTGACCTGTCACTGTGAGAGCTGTGAGTCTATAGCTGCTTTTGCCAAGCTTTGAGCTTTTCTTTCTACTACTAAACACTTTTCTAAaggtgagcataattattgtacatgttctgATACATTCGTTTATAGTTTTCATTGCTTGAATTctttgctattattattataaagcttGACACACTCCCTTTATAGCCTATCGTTATCCTTTTCTCTCCCCCCTCAGTTTTGTGTCAATGGCTGAGAGGCCGAGTGCTGCTCAAGAAGCTCTCTCCAAAGTGGAGGACCAGCTGTCATGCCTAGTCTGTCTGGAGCCCTACACCAACCCTCGACTGCTCTCCTGTTTCCACGTCTACTGTCAAcattgtctcgaggatataGTTGCCCACAATCGACAAGGCCAGATGGAATGCCCCAAGTGTCGCCGGCCCacccccctaccccccactgGTGTGAGTGGCCTCCAGGCTGCCTTCAATGTACACCATCTCTTTGACATCCAAGAAACACTCAAGAAGGTGAAAGAGCCTCAGAAATTGGCCTGTGAAAAATGTGTGAAAACGACTCGTAAAGCCACCAGCTTTTGCCGACAATGCACCAAGTTCATCTGCGAGAAGTGTACCGATATGCACAAAGAATGGGAGGAGTTCGAAGGTCATGAAGTTGTTACTATCGAAAAAGTTGAGGGAGATTTGATTCGCTTGGTCTCCCCAAAGAAGACGTCCCCTCGCTGCCCCAAACACGACGAGAAAATGAAACTTTATTGCGAACCTTGTGGAGAGTTGATTTGCCGAGATTGCCTCGTTCATATACACAAAGACCACAAGTACTGTGTGATTGCTGACACCTTTGAGAGCCACAAGAAAGAGATCCTGGACTCCCTGGGACCCGTTGAGAAACAGCTAGAGGCCACCGACACAGCTCTCGTCAATCTGGATGGACAACATGCTGAAATTGTTGAACACGGAGGAAAACTTGCAACCAATATCCACTCGAAATTCGATGAGCTCCATCAAGCTCTGTATGCTCGTGAGGGGGAGCTTATGGCCGAGTTggaaggccacacccaacaaCAGCTCAAGAGCCTCTCTGCTCAGCGAGAGGAGGTGGAGATCCTCCAAACCCAACGTAGCAGCTGCCTGCATTTCGTGAGGGAGAGCATTCGTACCGGGTCTCCAGGAGACGTGCTCAAGATGAAGCAAGGTGTGGTGAAGCAAGTGAGAGAGCTGGTGGacacctttgaccccaacaCCCTAGAGCCTCGTGAGACAACCAACACCTGTTTTGCATATTCTACTCAAATTGTCGAAGCTTGTCAGGATTCAGTTCACATCTGTACTAGTAAAGAAGTGGCTAACTATTGTGCGTTGAAAGTGGTACCCTCAAGACGAATGAAGACAACCCAACCTCTTCCTGTTGCCATTCTGAATGCAGTAGATGCCAAACACCGAATTTTTGGCCTGGATTTGTTGAACATTGAAACCAAACTTGTCTCTAAGCGGTCGAACGAAAGCACAAAATGTGTTGTGAAGGAACGAGGGAAGGGAGAGTACGAGATCTCCTACCAGCCGACAGTGGGCGGTGCCAGCGAGCTGATcgtgagagtgggtggagaggaGGTGGCAGGAAGTCCATTCCCTGTGGTAATCAAGACTCCGATCGATAAACTAGGAACTGTTATCAAGACTATCAATGATCTCAAGACACCTCGAAGTGTGGCACTCAACCAAGCTGGGGAGATAATTGTGGCTGAAAAAGATGCTGGTATTGTCTCGATATTTAGCCCCACAGGAGACAAGCTGCGAACATTAGACACTCGAGGCACAGCTGTTGGAGAGATGAAGAATCCTCGTGGTGTGGCAGTGGACGGTGATGACAATATTCTGGTGGTGGACGCTGGTAATCATCGACTGTTGAAGTTCTCACGTGAAGGAGACCTGAAAGCAGCAGTAGGTAGTCATGGCGATGGTCCTGGACAGTTTAACAATCCGATTGGTGTTTGTGTCAACAGTGTCAATGGAAAGGTGTATGTGGTTGATTTTGGTGCTAGCTGtgttcacatcttcaactctGACCTCACATTCTGCAGCAAGTTCGGCAGTAAAGGCAGTGGTAATGGACAGTTTAACTTTCTCTATGGCGTTGCATCCGATCGTagtggttgtgtgtatgtagctGATTATGTTAATGCTCGAGTGCAAGTCTTCACACCCGATGGTGGCTATCTGAGGCAGTTTGGGAAGAGAGGCAGTGGAAATGGAGAACTTAACCACCCTGTCAGCATCTGTGTGGACAGTGATGATCTGGTGTATGTGGGGGAGAATGGGAACAATCGTGTCTCAGTGTTCACGTGTGAGGGAGTGTTTCTCAAGTTGTTTGTATCAGAGGGATCTGGACCAGGACAGTTCAACAGTCCTCTTGGCATAGCAGTAGAccagtgtggtgtggtgtataTGTCTGATTATAGCAACCATAGAGTGCAAATATTTTCCTAGTTTATTTTTGTTATTACATTTGCTGAGTTATTGTAACATTGCTACTGAATATTGAATTCTTTGCCCTTGCTGTCCctatgtacgtgtgtactgaGTCTCTCCTGTTATAGTCGTACCTTTAGTATCGTACCTCACCCCACTCCCCCTCCGCTGCAGGGTTTCCATGGTGACATGGTGCTGGTAGCGGGCATCAATTAACACTGGTACGGCCAAGGTCAAGGTCCGTCTGAGACAGAGGGCGTTACAGGGGGTGGAGCCTGATATCGTCAAGCTGCTAGTCATTGAGAACATGATGCTACAACCTCCATGCATGGATGTGTACATTCTGCCACTGCCACCCACGGAGGTCAAGGATCACCGAACTGGACACCATCCTACAAGACAACTAAATTATTGTTTGTACGTGTGTGGATCATTGTCTCGTTGCTTAATAATACAGAGATACATTTTTCCTTGCAGAATCTTTTGTACCAAGCCTGTTTCCATGACAATACGACCAGTGATTGGTCATATGCCAGACTGCCCTCTATTGACTCTGACCAACAATTACAAATTATTCAGGTACACTCTAAGTATTAAGATTTTGTCGATTTTGTCGATTTTGTGAAACAACAATACTTCAATGTCTTAATTAATGCAGTTTCCTGTGCAGCCTTCCAAATGAAATAACACTGTATGGGGCGTTTGACAACTTCACATCACTGCATTGGACGTGGTGATCGTACAATCAGAATGCTCTACCCACCCCCCAGACCTCCTCACTACAACACAAGGACTCAGATAGTAAGTGTGTTGTTGAGGGGGACAACTTTTGCCACTGATTTTAGCATACCATTACTTTGATAGAACTTCCTATaagagttacatgtatacagtggtgGCTATACCACTTTGAGAACCTGTAACTTGATattttgattttctgaaacaaGGAGCTCATTCATTTGGTATGCTTAAATCATAGCTGGCCCAATTTCTGctaataactagtgttcaagctggcgctgtgctaatgcctctcgccatgatttgctttcgctcaaaagtatagaagagaaagtatagaagaggaaaaagtgtataaaataatctgtctaaaactgacttgcaattgtataattatggtatcattgttgtgttttgtggctgcttataccaggacctcaaggatctaggaagcaacaaagaagaagattttgttttcaattaattataagcggaagtgcataattatttcataaagttagcttatctatataaagtcactgagaagaaaagacttattacatgcatctattgttgtattatgtggctttaataccaggacctcaagaaagaagaaaattggatctgtagttcatgcagtgtataattataatatttaagaagaaaagacttgtgtacatgcatattgttatctatagtagtgttttgtggcttaccaggccctcaagaaaaatatgattctgccaggaggatctggatctggggaatgagcgcgcatgcgcattacatccataggaataattaaagggtgtgtccaaagagatcaaatggctactgctagctagctgttttaacaggtattttctgagtcttgtacctaacaaaaagctagcgctttagtgcaaggctaactcatatgttgaatagaaagtttgtgcggacagatgatgctatgaaagattctgaagagactgcaacagccttcaatgtgagtcaaactagccataactcgagaaagaagctttagtttgctaatccacgaatcaaaatccaagagaacgtggctagaagcctatagaagctgttagttttcgtcgcattgcaaccgttgagcagttacagctggaacagacacacagacacacacacacacacacacagtcagtatccctcgtgcggctacgcctcgaggcataattattggacagtgatagcccatggtatttttctGAAAGTGAGAAATTTTTGTGTGTTCAAAATTTGTGTGTTGATTATGCCATTTtaaccagctagctcactgataTAGTTTatagttgacaaacactctctgggaACAAAAACCAAAACCATTGTGTGTAGCTcttatttcaatatttcacaaacttccttGCTTTGGAATAAGTAGCGCTTATAATttattgcagaatgcagaggctgcaaaaacgcattgatttttcgatgacttcaatgtaaaagggtgtACCAGCTCAGCATAATTTTACTGCGGAAGCTATATCAGAAgtagttagtgggcgttcGAAAaacaatcaaaattccaggctgTTGCACGAATATAGGACTATTCTATTCTATTGAATGTgagtgtgctagctagctgttgaGAGTTTGTCAAACCTGTGTAGGGTACGAGCTGGGCTAGCTTGTAAATGGGTTGTATTCTGCTTGTAGTACAAAGATATAAGATAGatgtggcttagtggttagggtggtggcttagtAGATCACATGATAAGATAAGGCGTGGATTCGATTCCCTTCTGAAGACTTTTCTTCATTTTTTTTTGCATTTCAGTGAGTAATTTCCCTAAGTTTTGAATGCATTATACTCTTGGAAGTACATAATCAAGTTGGGTCGTCGCCCGGTTTCCGTTTCGGAAATTGGGCAACGGCCCAACTTGcgccaataataataattattactaataGGTAGATTAATTAGGTTCTGTCTTTGTTTAATTCACATTTTGTAGAATCAAAGTGGCCAAGATATTCCACTATACTAAAATATGGGGCGTATCCAGTATACGGGCTGGCTCACTAAGACTAAAATGGTAGCCGTGGATACCAACAATACGGCTCATTTGATGAAACAGAGGTAccgtacattgtacagtatgtatattgccaggagtacatgaaggggagtaagcaactactatacacacCATATGCATTCCTTGCTGTCTCTCTGTCACAAAACCAGGAGACAAAACTTATAGTAATGTAAACTGTTTGGTTTGACCTAACCCATGTGTGCATGGCTAAGGCAGGCAGGCTACAATCAGAAATTCTACCAAGTGCTTGctgcacagtacatgtaattaaccaCAGTGTTTGAGTGCAGCCACTTGAGATGTGGGCAttttacacacatgtatgacAGAGTCAGATAACAACACGTTTGTATGGGCTGTATAGTCCCCTTCATGTCACATGGCTTATTATTGTATTCTAgaaagataattatacatacatgtaagcgtaataggtgtggcttagtggttagggtggtggcttagAAGATCAAATGATAGATAAAGtgtgggttcgattcccttcTGAAGACTTTTCTTCctttctttacaaatcaaTAAGTAATTTCCCTAACTTTTGAATACATCATACTCATGTCAAGTACATAATCAAGTTGGGTCGTTGCCCGGTTTCCGTGAAACTTTGTAGTGATAATGAGATTTATGAAATAGCATGAAGATTGTGTATTATTTTATGTTTTTATTGAACCAAttttccctccccccacagtctcgtgcatggacaaagatgatgtgtacagttttggagtgcttgcttgtgaagtggtgaatgccagatttcctgaagctgctgtatttcttggtctgctatcgagtatggaaggtgtatggcgggagctccacccactcatcacctcctgtgtctctcactcccctcaggacagaccctccatggacactgtgctacaccacatcaaacaattgaACTCTGAGTCTTAGCAttggtgcatgagtgtgtgaataatgattattcttttctgcaaacaaagtgggggaggggctgctcaagatgagggggtgttgcATGGGGTCAGAGATCAGAAAGCCATGTGGACTCATGAATAAAGCTATAAACTATCTCTCCTAGATCAAGATGAAGGCAGCCTTGATAGCAGCCACGGTCCTCACACTCGGTCTGCTCCTTCGAGCTTCATAATTAAGCCAGCTCTCTGGGGAATTGAAGCTGAAAGTATCGGTGGTTTTACTTCCTTATGTCCCCTCCAGCACTGGAGTCAAGGTCAACTTCACTCTGGGCTCCTCTCAAGGTGCTTCTCTTGGTCAGTGTACCTACTGCGAGGAGGGGGGATACTGGTGCAAGCTGTGACCTA comes from Halichondria panicea chromosome 3, odHalPani1.1, whole genome shotgun sequence and encodes:
- the LOC135333307 gene encoding E3 ubiquitin-protein ligase TRIM71-like, whose translation is MAERPSAAQEALSKVEDQLSCLVCLEPYTNPRLLSCFHVYCQHCLEDIVAHNRQGQMECPKCRRPTPLPPTGVSGLQAAFNVHHLFDIQETLKKVKEPQKLACEKCVKTTRKATSFCRQCTKFICEKCTDMHKEWEEFEGHEVVTIEKVEGDLIRLVSPKKTSPRCPKHDEKMKLYCEPCGELICRDCLVHIHKDHKYCVIADTFESHKKEILDSLGPVEKQLEATDTALVNLDGQHAEIVEHGGKLATNIHSKFDELHQALYAREGELMAELEGHTQQQLKSLSAQREEVEILQTQRSSCLHFVRESIRTGSPGDVLKMKQGVVKQVRELVDTFDPNTLEPRETTNTCFAYSTQIVEACQDSVHICTSKEVANYCALKVVPSRRMKTTQPLPVAILNAVDAKHRIFGLDLLNIETKLVSKRSNESTKCVVKERGKGEYEISYQPTVGGASELIVRVGGEEVAGSPFPVVIKTPIDKLGTVIKTINDLKTPRSVALNQAGEIIVAEKDAGIVSIFSPTGDKLRTLDTRGTAVGEMKNPRGVAVDGDDNILVVDAGNHRLLKFSREGDLKAAVGSHGDGPGQFNNPIGVCVNSVNGKVYVVDFGASCVHIFNSDLTFCSKFGSKGSGNGQFNFLYGVASDRSGCVYVADYVNARVQVFTPDGGYLRQFGKRGSGNGELNHPVSICVDSDDLVYVGENGNNRVSVFTCEGVFLKLFVSEGSGPGQFNSPLGIAVDQCGVVYMSDYSNHRVQIFS